The following are encoded together in the Dyella terrae genome:
- a CDS encoding NUDIX hydrolase gives MNHPDSRIPHDANAPVETLYVGKWLSLRKRGRWEYAERNNPGGAVIILAVTPEDKVLFVEQYRVSILKNTIEMPAGLVGDLHEHGDEDALLAAGRELEEETGYRCGRLEFVHEGPSSSGMSTEMIAFVRAWDLEKVGPGGGDESENIVVHEVPRAQAGQWLFARAAEGYSIDPKLFAGLWFIEHTELKAQS, from the coding sequence ATGAATCATCCAGACAGCCGCATTCCCCACGACGCCAACGCCCCGGTGGAAACCCTCTACGTCGGCAAATGGCTGAGCCTGCGCAAGCGCGGGCGCTGGGAGTATGCCGAGCGCAACAACCCGGGTGGTGCGGTAATCATTCTGGCGGTCACGCCGGAGGACAAGGTGCTGTTCGTGGAGCAGTACCGCGTCTCCATCCTCAAGAACACCATCGAAATGCCAGCGGGGCTGGTGGGCGATTTGCACGAACACGGCGATGAAGACGCCCTGCTCGCCGCCGGTCGCGAACTGGAAGAGGAAACCGGTTATCGCTGCGGTCGGCTGGAGTTCGTGCACGAAGGGCCGTCCTCATCGGGGATGAGCACGGAGATGATCGCTTTCGTACGCGCCTGGGATCTGGAAAAGGTCGGGCCCGGTGGCGGTGACGAATCCGAAAACATCGTCGTGCACGAAGTGCCCCGTGCACAGGCCGGCCAGTGGCTGTTTGCCCGGGCCGCCGAAGGCTACTCGATCGACCCCAAACTGTTCGCAGGCCTGTGGTTCATCGAACACACGGAACTGAA
- a CDS encoding DMT family transporter, producing the protein MWTGILYALAAGLMWGLVFISPLLLPGYPAALQSVGRYLAFGMIALPLAWMDRRALRVLARADWLEALKLAAVGGLLYYLCLASAIQLAGAPLPTMIIGTLPVVIAITANLRDAHRDGRLPWLSLAPSLALIATGIACVNRAELSALDHPSGVDLWRYARGALLASCAVVCWTWYPLRNADWLRRHPERSARTWATAQGLATLPLAFCGYALLWSFMKATGHPFAMPFGPNPWRFVGLMAAIGLFASWLGSVCWNAASQRLPTALAGQLIVFETLAALTYAFVLRGHPPGALTLTGVALLVAGVAWAVRIKPRPVELAVE; encoded by the coding sequence ATGTGGACAGGAATTCTCTACGCACTCGCTGCCGGCCTCATGTGGGGTCTGGTGTTTATCAGCCCGCTGTTGCTGCCGGGTTATCCCGCTGCATTGCAGTCGGTCGGTCGTTATCTCGCCTTCGGCATGATCGCCCTGCCGCTGGCATGGATGGACCGGCGCGCCCTTCGCGTACTCGCCCGCGCCGATTGGCTAGAAGCGCTCAAGCTCGCCGCTGTGGGCGGCTTGCTCTATTACCTGTGCCTCGCCAGCGCGATACAGCTCGCAGGGGCGCCGTTGCCGACGATGATCATCGGCACACTGCCGGTAGTCATCGCCATTACGGCCAACCTGCGCGATGCCCACCGCGACGGCCGGCTGCCATGGCTGTCGCTGGCACCGTCACTGGCACTGATCGCGACGGGCATCGCCTGCGTGAACCGGGCAGAGTTGTCCGCGCTGGATCATCCGTCAGGTGTCGATCTTTGGCGCTACGCGCGCGGTGCGCTGCTCGCCAGCTGCGCGGTGGTGTGCTGGACGTGGTATCCCTTGCGCAACGCGGACTGGTTGCGACGTCATCCAGAACGCAGCGCGCGAACGTGGGCGACAGCGCAAGGGCTCGCCACGCTACCGCTCGCGTTCTGTGGCTATGCGCTGCTGTGGTCATTCATGAAGGCCACCGGCCATCCATTCGCCATGCCGTTCGGCCCGAACCCGTGGCGCTTCGTGGGTCTGATGGCCGCCATCGGCCTGTTCGCCTCGTGGCTTGGCAGCGTGTGCTGGAACGCAGCCAGCCAGCGCCTGCCGACCGCACTGGCGGGGCAACTGATCGTGTTCGAAACGCTCGCCGCGCTTACCTATGCCTTCGTTCTGCGCGGTCACCCGCCCGGCGCACTGACGCTCACGGGAGTGGCATTGCTGGTGGCCGGCGTAGCCTGGGCCGTGCGGATCAAGCCGCGCCCGGTCGAGCTAGCGGTGGAATGA
- a CDS encoding AraC family transcriptional regulator, translating into MQGVPSTFPSQRDAAEFRLASHRPGVELYRAHIVRHAFEPHTHDGFGLGAIESGVERFRYRGADYLAPADSVVMMNPDELHTGRAETEGGWHYRMAYIEPDVVADVTGEPGWWFTDVVREDLPCARQITVLLDALWQAREPLAFDSLLHALLDMFRRHAQVPRKAADGAPARFAPVIDYLHAHLSQRLTLDELASVAGLSPFHFLRQFQAQHHATPQQMLMAFRLAEAKRLLSRGEAPAQVAAVVGLTDQAHLTKAFARRYGVTPARYQRALRS; encoded by the coding sequence ATGCAAGGCGTCCCCTCCACGTTCCCATCGCAACGCGATGCCGCTGAATTCCGCCTGGCGAGTCACCGGCCAGGCGTAGAGCTGTATCGCGCACACATCGTGCGCCACGCCTTCGAGCCTCATACGCACGATGGCTTCGGCTTGGGCGCCATCGAATCGGGCGTGGAGCGCTTCCGCTATCGCGGTGCCGACTATCTCGCGCCCGCCGATTCGGTGGTGATGATGAATCCCGACGAATTGCATACCGGCCGCGCTGAGACAGAGGGCGGCTGGCACTACCGCATGGCGTACATCGAGCCTGACGTCGTCGCCGACGTCACCGGCGAACCGGGTTGGTGGTTCACCGACGTGGTACGCGAAGACCTGCCCTGCGCACGACAGATTACCGTTCTACTCGATGCCCTGTGGCAGGCACGCGAACCGCTGGCATTCGACAGCCTGCTGCACGCACTGCTGGATATGTTTCGCCGCCATGCACAGGTGCCGCGCAAAGCGGCAGACGGCGCACCGGCACGGTTCGCTCCAGTCATCGATTATCTGCATGCCCATCTCTCGCAACGACTGACACTCGATGAACTGGCGTCCGTCGCGGGCCTGAGCCCGTTCCATTTCCTGCGCCAGTTCCAGGCGCAGCATCACGCCACGCCGCAGCAGATGCTGATGGCGTTCCGGCTGGCTGAAGCGAAGCGGTTGCTGTCACGCGGCGAGGCGCCAGCGCAGGTAGCCGCCGTGGTGGGTCTGACGGATCAGGCGCATCTCACCAAGGCGTTCGCGCGACGCTATGGCGTGACGCCGGCGCGATACCAGCGGGCATTACGTTCTTAG
- a CDS encoding 5'-3' exonuclease, which translates to MSLPAVHLIDGSLYVFRAWHSMPDEFQDVDGHPVNAVHGFTRFLCELLERVKPEHLAVAFDASLTTSFRNAIYPAYKANRELPPPDLERQFVLCREVTQALGIPMLIDHTYEADDLIGSALWTFRGHGFRSVIVSADKDFGQLLGEHDEQWDYARNLRWGPAGVHEKLGVHPHQVADYLALCGDAVDNIPGVPGVGAKTASALLAHFGNLDALLERVDEVPFLRLRGAASCAVKLREHAEAARLYRRLTRIALDAPVPTDVDALRRVRGEADVMDALCERLRFGPLTRTRLKALLS; encoded by the coding sequence ATGAGCCTTCCAGCCGTCCATCTGATTGATGGAAGCCTCTATGTTTTCCGTGCGTGGCATTCCATGCCGGATGAATTCCAGGACGTGGATGGGCACCCGGTCAACGCGGTGCACGGCTTCACACGCTTCCTGTGCGAACTACTGGAACGCGTGAAACCTGAGCACTTGGCCGTAGCGTTCGACGCCTCGCTGACCACGTCCTTTCGCAACGCGATCTATCCTGCCTACAAAGCCAATCGCGAACTGCCGCCACCCGATCTGGAACGCCAGTTCGTACTCTGTCGCGAAGTGACGCAGGCGCTGGGCATACCGATGCTGATCGACCATACGTACGAAGCCGACGATCTTATCGGCAGTGCGTTGTGGACTTTTCGGGGCCACGGGTTCCGTAGCGTGATCGTCTCGGCGGACAAGGATTTCGGCCAGTTGCTGGGCGAGCACGATGAACAATGGGACTACGCGCGCAACCTGCGCTGGGGCCCGGCTGGTGTGCACGAAAAGCTGGGCGTGCATCCCCACCAAGTGGCGGACTATCTCGCCCTCTGCGGCGACGCCGTGGACAACATCCCGGGTGTGCCCGGCGTCGGCGCAAAGACAGCCTCTGCCCTGCTCGCCCACTTCGGCAACCTGGATGCCTTGCTCGAACGCGTGGATGAAGTGCCCTTCCTGCGTCTGCGCGGCGCCGCCAGTTGCGCGGTAAAACTGCGCGAGCATGCAGAGGCTGCACGACTCTACCGGCGCCTCACGCGCATTGCGCTGGATGCCCCCGTGCCGACGGACGTCGATGCATTGCGCCGTGTGCGCGGCGAGGCCGACGTGATGGATGCGCTGTGCGAGCGCCTGCGTTTCGGTCCGTTGACGCGCACGCGCCTGAAAGCATTGTTGAGCTGA
- a CDS encoding nitroreductase family protein codes for MSHPLSLLQQRHSVPSRQLGEPGPDATTLAALLEAAIRVPDHGKLEPFRLMLLQGEAKLAFGARLAELSVRVNPHMADAKREKDRTRYDYPPLVVVVIARIDASSTVPVIEQQLSAGCVAYNLLLGAEALGFGAQWLTGWAAYNREAAAILGLKDNEQVIGFVHIGTPQIDVPDRERPVLADLVSAWTP; via the coding sequence ATGTCGCATCCTCTTTCCCTGCTGCAACAGCGCCACTCGGTCCCGTCGCGCCAACTCGGTGAACCCGGGCCCGACGCGACCACGCTGGCAGCGCTGCTGGAAGCCGCTATTCGCGTGCCCGACCACGGCAAGCTCGAACCCTTTCGCCTGATGCTTCTGCAAGGCGAGGCCAAGCTTGCCTTCGGTGCACGCCTCGCCGAGCTTTCGGTGCGTGTGAACCCGCACATGGCCGACGCCAAGCGCGAGAAAGACCGCACGCGCTACGACTACCCACCACTGGTGGTCGTCGTGATCGCGCGCATCGACGCAAGCAGCACAGTTCCCGTCATCGAACAGCAACTGAGCGCAGGCTGTGTGGCCTACAACCTGCTGTTGGGCGCGGAAGCGCTCGGCTTCGGCGCGCAGTGGCTCACCGGCTGGGCGGCGTACAACCGCGAGGCGGCAGCCATCCTCGGCTTGAAGGACAACGAGCAGGTGATCGGCTTCGTCCATATTGGCACGCCGCAGATCGATGTACCCGATCGCGAGCGTCCTGTGCTCGCCGACCTTGTCAGCGCGTGGACACCATGA
- the cdd gene encoding cytidine deaminase, with the protein MTAVTVPDALLNLARQARERAYAPYSRFLVGAALVTRDGRHFTGCNVENASYGLCNCAERTALFSAVAAGCRPGDIAAIAVIGDTPGPISPCGACRQVMSELCDDATPVWLGNLTGAVQETTVQALLPGSFRLAS; encoded by the coding sequence ATGACTGCTGTCACTGTTCCCGATGCCCTGCTGAACCTGGCGCGCCAGGCGCGCGAACGCGCCTATGCTCCCTACTCCCGCTTCCTCGTCGGTGCCGCGCTGGTCACGCGCGACGGTCGCCATTTCACCGGCTGTAATGTGGAGAACGCCTCTTACGGCCTGTGCAACTGCGCCGAGCGCACCGCCCTGTTCTCCGCGGTAGCGGCGGGTTGCCGCCCCGGCGACATCGCGGCGATCGCCGTGATCGGCGACACGCCCGGCCCGATCAGCCCTTGCGGCGCCTGCCGACAGGTCATGTCGGAACTGTGCGATGACGCCACGCCCGTATGGCTGGGCAACCTGACCGGCGCCGTGCAGGAAACCACCGTGCAGGCGTTGCTGCCGGGGTCGTTCCGCCTGGCCAGCTAA
- a CDS encoding NAD(P) transhydrogenase subunit alpha yields MPITVAALRETADGERRVAITPEVAKKLRGKDVRVLLERGAGAAAGFPDNSYADVEFADADSVLAQADVFTCVLPPDDSVWARLREGAIVVGQLRPYGATARIEAMGRRRLTAFALELLPRTTRAQAMDVLSSQAAVAGYRAMLIAAEASPKFFPMLTTAAGTIRPSRVLVIGAGVAGLQAIATARRLGAQTEGYDVRPETREQIESLGAKFIDLGVSAAGSGGYARELTAEERAAQQQALAEHLKSVDVVVTTAAVPGRPSPKILTRAMVDGMKPGALIVDLAAEGGGNSELTQPGQRVEHQGVVILGPLNLPAGAPLHASEMIARNVYNFLELLIQGGTLAPDFNDELVAKSCVTRNGESSFQG; encoded by the coding sequence ATGCCGATCACCGTGGCTGCATTGCGTGAAACCGCCGACGGTGAACGCCGCGTGGCGATCACACCCGAGGTGGCGAAGAAATTGCGCGGCAAGGATGTCCGCGTGTTGCTGGAGCGTGGCGCCGGAGCGGCGGCGGGCTTTCCTGACAACAGTTATGCCGATGTGGAATTCGCCGACGCGGACAGCGTGCTGGCGCAAGCGGATGTGTTCACCTGTGTGCTGCCTCCCGACGACAGCGTGTGGGCGCGCTTGCGCGAAGGTGCGATAGTGGTCGGCCAGTTGCGTCCTTATGGTGCCACCGCACGCATCGAGGCCATGGGCAGGCGCCGGCTTACCGCATTTGCGCTGGAGCTGTTGCCGCGCACGACGCGCGCGCAAGCGATGGACGTGCTTAGTTCGCAGGCCGCCGTGGCTGGGTATCGCGCGATGTTGATCGCCGCGGAAGCCTCACCGAAATTCTTCCCCATGCTTACCACTGCAGCGGGCACGATTCGCCCGTCGCGCGTACTGGTGATCGGCGCGGGTGTGGCCGGTCTGCAGGCCATCGCCACGGCGCGCCGGCTGGGTGCGCAAACGGAAGGCTACGACGTGCGTCCCGAGACGCGCGAACAAATCGAATCGCTGGGCGCGAAGTTCATCGACCTTGGCGTGAGCGCAGCAGGTAGCGGCGGCTATGCGCGCGAGCTCACCGCTGAGGAGCGCGCGGCACAGCAGCAGGCGCTGGCCGAACATCTGAAAAGCGTGGATGTGGTGGTGACTACGGCGGCCGTTCCTGGTCGTCCCTCACCCAAGATCCTGACCCGCGCCATGGTGGACGGCATGAAGCCGGGGGCGCTGATCGTGGACCTCGCCGCCGAAGGTGGCGGCAATAGCGAGCTGACCCAGCCGGGACAGCGCGTGGAGCACCAGGGCGTGGTGATTCTCGGCCCGCTCAACTTGCCGGCGGGTGCGCCACTGCACGCATCGGAGATGATTGCGCGCAATGTCTACAACTTTCTAGAGTTGCTGATCCAAGGAGGGACACTCGCGCCCGACTTCAACGACGAACTGGTCGCCAAGAGCTGCGTGACGCGTAATGGCGAATCGAGCTTTCAGGGTTGA
- a CDS encoding DUF3106 domain-containing protein, whose protein sequence is MLSPVADKWNTFPPQKQARLLQHAQEWESLPPAQREKARQNFEQWQKMSPQQREEVRENSKRFQELSPQERAQLHNAFQRFQQLPPDQQEQLRRQWHHDMRSGPVGPPPRH, encoded by the coding sequence ATGCTGTCTCCTGTCGCAGACAAGTGGAATACATTTCCACCGCAAAAACAGGCACGTCTGCTGCAGCACGCGCAGGAGTGGGAAAGTCTGCCGCCTGCGCAGCGCGAGAAAGCCCGCCAGAACTTCGAACAGTGGCAAAAGATGTCGCCACAGCAGCGCGAAGAGGTCCGCGAGAACAGCAAGCGTTTTCAGGAGCTGTCGCCGCAGGAACGCGCGCAATTGCATAACGCCTTCCAGCGTTTCCAGCAGTTGCCGCCCGATCAGCAGGAGCAGCTGAGGCGCCAGTGGCATCACGACATGCGCAGTGGCCCTGTCGGTCCGCCGCCCAGGCATTAA
- a CDS encoding RNA polymerase sigma factor, whose product MNAAVSTLEGDLLLEDVRAVPRSMNTFLAQVERRAFRMAELNLGHREDALDAVQDAMLRLVKHYSDKPPQEWTPLFWGILRRRIVDLQRRRKVRSIMVGWLGGRDDDGEDLPAWEPADTGPGPLERLTDSQSYADMAAAVKLLPQRQREAFMLRVLEGLDVAETAQAMGCSEGSVKTHLSRALQRLRDQLEEWR is encoded by the coding sequence ATGAACGCCGCTGTCTCCACCCTAGAAGGCGATCTGCTGCTCGAAGACGTCCGGGCGGTCCCCAGGTCCATGAATACCTTCCTGGCCCAGGTGGAACGTCGCGCCTTCCGCATGGCCGAGTTGAACCTGGGTCACCGCGAAGACGCGCTGGATGCCGTCCAGGACGCCATGCTCCGGCTCGTCAAGCATTACAGCGACAAGCCGCCGCAGGAATGGACGCCCCTGTTCTGGGGCATCCTGCGCCGGCGCATCGTGGATCTGCAGCGCCGCCGCAAGGTGCGCTCGATCATGGTGGGTTGGCTGGGCGGGCGGGACGATGACGGTGAGGACCTCCCTGCCTGGGAACCCGCCGACACCGGTCCGGGGCCCCTGGAACGCTTGACCGATTCACAGTCGTACGCAGACATGGCCGCGGCCGTAAAGCTGCTGCCCCAGCGCCAACGCGAAGCTTTCATGTTGCGGGTGCTGGAAGGCCTGGACGTGGCGGAGACCGCGCAGGCCATGGGTTGTTCGGAAGGGAGTGTAAAAACACATCTGTCGCGCGCGTTGCAACGTTTGCGCGACCAACTGGAGGAATGGCGATGA